In Mycolicibacterium mucogenicum DSM 44124, the following are encoded in one genomic region:
- a CDS encoding DUF4209 domain-containing protein, with the protein MSDSIEQGWWESALAAVGDADRPELMSPAFGAALKADNVTSMQRAVLESLVVATSAILDSDNWTHPFAPAVVIRGERSPTPEDLRPDQLRLLERIAPMVEEPALRARVADVAWHYGNRGRTDLLAIAIDAYCLTPLDYKPWIAGGRASWRRAYDLVRHQGKPGRARAQQMNNILQHRILNGTADDGLIISEVSQLLRRHSRPDPAAITAIAHQMRTLAAATPGTHRRVARMLEREAMQWFRIDQDETAVNHAICRIAELYVADADSRKDQHPAVAAGASVFIEKAIAELAPLPRRFRKDCGIDEQIQELRSRLKHLRMSLIDQMVSYESEPVDITQYVEGARQSVTGREQFDALASFANIFPVVDSAALQRSAKERLDGSLASLFRAETLSHDGRKVANTAGSEQDDEVRAWSEAVRDFRIHVQLVTVGFILPAQEVLTFEHRWDKDFIQQLCVESPFVSSSQALLWTIGLLHGFNGDYASAVSMLIPVLENSVRLILKASGVNTVLVAADGVESEKGLGALLATSAADDLLGRDLVFVLRALLTERAGPNLRNNALHGLLSDQQSWSYGAVYIWWICSKLVVLPVWNACRGRRSSSTMSSDDDAHETKAR; encoded by the coding sequence GTGAGCGACAGCATCGAACAAGGTTGGTGGGAATCAGCTCTCGCCGCGGTAGGAGATGCGGACAGACCCGAATTGATGTCGCCGGCATTCGGTGCCGCGCTCAAAGCGGACAACGTCACGTCGATGCAACGCGCGGTACTCGAGAGCCTAGTGGTCGCGACATCGGCAATCCTTGACTCAGATAACTGGACACACCCATTTGCCCCGGCAGTAGTAATCCGCGGCGAACGCTCGCCCACCCCAGAAGACCTGAGACCCGATCAGTTGCGCCTGCTTGAGCGCATCGCACCGATGGTCGAGGAACCTGCACTCCGTGCACGCGTTGCAGACGTCGCGTGGCACTACGGCAACCGCGGACGTACCGACTTGCTCGCCATCGCTATTGACGCATACTGCTTAACGCCTCTGGACTACAAGCCATGGATCGCGGGCGGCAGAGCCAGTTGGCGGCGCGCTTATGACCTGGTACGCCACCAAGGCAAACCCGGACGGGCACGAGCTCAACAAATGAACAACATACTGCAACATCGAATTCTGAATGGGACGGCGGACGACGGCCTCATCATCTCTGAAGTTAGCCAACTACTGCGACGGCACTCGCGCCCAGATCCCGCGGCCATTACAGCCATTGCACACCAGATGCGGACGCTCGCCGCTGCAACACCAGGCACACACCGACGAGTCGCCCGAATGCTCGAACGTGAAGCCATGCAATGGTTCCGGATCGATCAGGATGAGACTGCGGTCAATCACGCGATCTGCCGCATCGCTGAACTGTACGTGGCTGATGCCGACAGCAGAAAAGATCAGCATCCCGCCGTTGCAGCCGGGGCAAGCGTCTTTATCGAAAAGGCGATTGCTGAACTGGCTCCACTCCCCCGCCGCTTCCGCAAAGACTGTGGGATAGACGAACAGATCCAGGAACTAAGAAGCCGCCTGAAACATTTGCGCATGTCCCTCATCGACCAGATGGTCAGCTATGAATCCGAACCGGTAGACATCACGCAATACGTTGAGGGGGCGCGTCAAAGCGTAACTGGTCGTGAACAATTCGACGCGCTTGCGAGCTTCGCCAACATCTTTCCGGTTGTCGACTCAGCAGCGTTACAACGCAGCGCCAAAGAAAGACTCGATGGAAGCCTCGCGTCGCTGTTCAGAGCCGAAACTCTTTCGCACGACGGTCGCAAGGTTGCTAACACCGCCGGATCCGAGCAAGACGATGAGGTTCGCGCGTGGTCAGAAGCTGTGCGCGACTTCCGCATTCACGTTCAGCTGGTCACGGTAGGGTTCATCCTCCCTGCACAAGAGGTCCTCACCTTCGAACATCGGTGGGATAAAGATTTCATTCAACAATTGTGCGTTGAGTCGCCGTTCGTGTCGTCTTCACAAGCGCTTCTGTGGACAATTGGCCTGCTCCACGGCTTCAACGGTGACTACGCATCGGCTGTTTCTATGCTTATTCCAGTCTTGGAGAACTCGGTTCGGTTGATCTTAAAGGCTAGTGGTGTCAACACGGTTCTCGTCGCCGCAGACGGCGTCGAATCGGAGAAGGGTCTCGGCGCGTTACTAGCGACGAGCGCAGCGGACGACTTGTTAGGCCGCGACCTCGTCTTCGTCCTCCGCGCGCTTCTAACCGAGCGGGCAGGTCCCAACCTGAGAAACAACGCCTTGCACGGGCTTCTCAGCGACCAGCAGTCATGGAGCTACGGCGCCGTCTATATCTGGTGGATCTGTTCAAAATTGGTAGTTCTCCCTGTATGGAATGCCTGTCGCGGAAGACGAAGCAGCAGCACCATGTCGAGCGACGACGATGCGCACGAGACGAAGGCGCGCTAG
- a CDS encoding class I SAM-dependent methyltransferase — MLDWDHNAYYQRLLLKQLPPRCRRVLDVGCGAGGFAVQLAQRSDHVDAVDRSAVMIAEARRRVPTNVNCVQADVLTDALPATDYDAIVSISALHHMPLDTVLPKLASALRPGGVLAAIALPRTDLRREWPHELGAALAHRALGVRFRAERLLGTGTGFAKTPDHDVMPVVLDPPLTTREVAAQAATLLPGAHVRRLLFWRYLLVWQKPAA, encoded by the coding sequence GTGCTCGACTGGGACCACAACGCCTACTACCAGCGCCTGCTGTTGAAGCAGCTGCCGCCGCGATGCCGGCGGGTCCTGGACGTCGGCTGCGGAGCCGGCGGATTCGCCGTCCAGCTCGCCCAGCGCAGTGACCATGTCGACGCGGTCGACCGCTCGGCGGTGATGATCGCCGAAGCGCGGCGCCGAGTCCCGACGAACGTGAACTGCGTCCAGGCCGACGTACTGACCGACGCGCTGCCGGCAACCGACTACGACGCGATCGTGTCGATCAGCGCACTGCACCACATGCCGCTCGACACCGTGCTGCCGAAACTGGCAAGCGCCCTTCGGCCCGGCGGGGTCCTGGCGGCGATCGCGCTACCCAGGACAGACCTGCGGCGTGAGTGGCCACACGAGCTCGGCGCCGCGCTCGCACATCGCGCGCTCGGTGTCCGGTTCCGCGCAGAGCGGCTGCTGGGAACCGGCACCGGGTTCGCGAAGACGCCGGACCACGACGTGATGCCGGTGGTTCTGGATCCACCGCTGACGACGCGCGAAGTCGCCGCGCAAGCCGCGACTCTGCTTCCGGGCGCCCACGTGCGGCGTCTGCTCTTCTGGCGCTACCTACTCGTCTGGCAGAAGCCTGCCGCGTAG
- a CDS encoding AAA family ATPase encodes MTLTNDEITELATEFAADDHTGRRPITDVAAWLDDLHPMSRQALHALGELLAGVSDHDRAETADRFTARALGVTDCGQLIDETRDLNPVARLTTALALGEWIGEHTQVCLVGPGEYAHPPMWTQTEIGGRQYRHPLSLRVHFPAGSLLPEAGCVIKIETRESFNHSAEVSVYVAPEHQAEARVLLDRLAERANALNPYRGRALRATNAHGLQLTVIELPPAVSRSNVIVPQSVWTEVDLGIAAVRDRHGLLNAHGLGARRGVLLCGPPGTGKSAVSAVAASEVVGDFTVIYVEARAGADLLTVVVEEAQRLGGPVLLVLEDVDLWCRDRSVGGGGLSELLQAMDIAPDARILTLASTNDVATLDKAAIRTGRFDSVVEVGYPDRVGAARILSVLLSDLPGGADVNTAAVAAALPERTSGSDIREIVRRALLAGNGEAISTAALLAELGTGRYRAEPPEGMYL; translated from the coding sequence ATGACTCTCACGAACGACGAAATAACCGAACTCGCAACCGAATTCGCTGCCGACGACCACACGGGTCGCCGGCCGATCACCGATGTCGCGGCATGGCTGGACGACCTGCACCCGATGTCGCGTCAGGCCCTGCACGCACTCGGAGAGTTGCTGGCCGGAGTCTCCGACCACGACAGGGCCGAGACCGCTGATCGGTTCACCGCCCGTGCGCTCGGAGTGACCGACTGCGGTCAGCTGATCGATGAAACCCGCGATCTGAATCCGGTGGCCCGGTTGACCACGGCGCTGGCGCTCGGTGAATGGATCGGCGAACACACGCAGGTCTGTCTGGTCGGCCCCGGCGAGTACGCGCATCCCCCGATGTGGACGCAAACCGAGATCGGCGGACGGCAGTACCGCCACCCGCTGAGCTTGCGCGTGCACTTCCCCGCGGGGTCCCTGTTGCCCGAGGCCGGATGCGTCATCAAGATCGAAACCCGCGAGTCGTTCAACCACTCGGCCGAGGTCAGTGTCTACGTGGCGCCCGAACATCAGGCCGAGGCCCGCGTGCTGCTCGACAGGCTCGCAGAGCGTGCCAACGCGCTCAACCCGTACCGGGGCCGGGCGCTGCGCGCCACCAACGCTCACGGTTTGCAGCTCACGGTGATCGAGCTGCCGCCGGCCGTCAGCCGATCGAATGTGATTGTGCCCCAATCAGTGTGGACCGAAGTCGACCTCGGTATCGCAGCGGTGCGCGATCGTCACGGCCTGCTGAATGCCCACGGCCTGGGTGCCCGCCGCGGCGTGCTGTTGTGCGGTCCGCCCGGCACCGGCAAGTCCGCGGTGAGCGCGGTCGCAGCCAGTGAGGTGGTCGGCGACTTCACCGTGATCTATGTCGAGGCCCGCGCCGGAGCGGACCTGCTGACGGTGGTCGTCGAGGAGGCCCAACGCCTGGGCGGCCCGGTGTTGCTGGTTCTCGAGGACGTCGATCTGTGGTGCCGGGATCGCTCCGTCGGCGGCGGCGGGCTGTCAGAGCTGCTGCAGGCCATGGATATCGCCCCCGACGCCCGCATCTTGACGCTGGCATCCACCAACGACGTCGCGACGCTGGACAAGGCGGCGATCCGCACCGGCCGGTTCGATTCGGTCGTCGAGGTCGGTTATCCCGACCGCGTCGGCGCGGCCCGCATCCTGTCGGTGTTGCTCAGCGACCTGCCCGGCGGCGCCGATGTGAACACGGCGGCGGTGGCCGCGGCCCTGCCCGAGCGCACCAGCGGCAGCGACATCCGCGAGATCGTCCGCCGTGCCCTGCTCGCCGGCAATGGCGAAGCGATCAGTACGGCGGCGCTGCTCGCCGAACTGGGCACCGGCCGCTACCGCGCCGAGCCGCCGGAAGGCATGTACCTGTAG
- a CDS encoding PadR family transcriptional regulator, with the protein MSLQFAILTALTERASTGIELTRRFDRAFGYFWPATHQQIYRELDKLKTSGLAEASTPDRPERGQPKRFSITPAGRAALGEWLCGIDDPAPERMSIAVRVRAAAALGETGSVRAVVAHHLAAHEAMLANYREIDARDFAAPVADADVLRHLVLKAGLRTEQAWVDWCREALDVLDRLTSSGDRT; encoded by the coding sequence ATGTCGTTGCAATTCGCCATCCTGACCGCCCTCACGGAGCGGGCATCGACCGGTATCGAGCTCACTCGCCGGTTCGATCGGGCATTCGGCTACTTCTGGCCGGCAACACACCAGCAGATCTACCGGGAACTCGACAAGCTCAAGACCTCCGGGCTGGCTGAGGCCTCGACGCCTGATCGCCCCGAGCGGGGCCAGCCGAAGCGCTTCAGCATTACACCGGCCGGCCGGGCGGCGTTGGGTGAATGGCTCTGTGGCATCGATGATCCCGCGCCGGAGCGGATGTCCATCGCCGTGCGGGTGCGCGCCGCCGCGGCGCTCGGCGAGACCGGGTCCGTGCGCGCCGTGGTCGCGCATCACCTCGCCGCGCACGAAGCGATGTTGGCCAACTACCGCGAGATCGATGCCCGCGATTTCGCGGCCCCGGTCGCCGACGCCGACGTCCTCCGCCACCTCGTGTTGAAGGCGGGGTTGCGTACCGAGCAGGCCTGGGTGGACTGGTGCCGCGAGGCGCTGGACGTGCTTGACAGGCTCACGTCTTCCGGCGACCGCACCTGA
- a CDS encoding NAD(P)H-dependent flavin oxidoreductase, with protein MGLPPVLAQRLSLPVVASPLFLCSGPDLVKAECQAGVIGSFPALNARPSSLLDDWLDEIQESNAAYALANPDAIVAPFAVNQIVHRSNDRLEHDMSVIVEHKVPIVITSLGARPEINDAVHSYGGIVLHDIINNEFAHKAIDKGADGIIAVAAGAGGHAGTQSPFALVREIREWFDGPLLLSGAIAHGRSILAALAAGADFAYVGSAFLSTDEANAVPEYKQMIVDSTASQIVYSNLFTGVHGNYLRGSIVAQGLDPDNLPESDASAMNFGSGGNTDAKAWKDIWGAGQGVGSIKERLTVAQLVETLKTQYVEARQDLLSRVLDDEVLEPVH; from the coding sequence ATGGGTCTGCCTCCCGTCCTCGCACAGCGCCTGTCCCTGCCGGTGGTCGCATCGCCGTTGTTCCTCTGCTCCGGTCCCGACCTGGTGAAGGCGGAGTGCCAGGCCGGCGTCATCGGCTCGTTCCCCGCGCTCAACGCCCGGCCGTCCAGCCTGCTCGACGATTGGCTGGATGAGATCCAGGAGTCGAACGCCGCCTACGCCCTCGCCAATCCCGACGCCATCGTCGCGCCGTTCGCCGTCAACCAGATCGTGCACCGCTCCAACGACCGTCTCGAACACGACATGAGCGTCATCGTCGAGCACAAGGTCCCGATCGTGATCACCTCGCTCGGCGCTCGACCCGAGATCAACGATGCCGTGCACTCCTACGGCGGCATCGTCCTGCACGACATCATCAACAATGAGTTCGCGCACAAGGCCATCGACAAGGGCGCCGACGGCATCATCGCCGTCGCAGCCGGCGCCGGCGGCCATGCCGGCACCCAGTCCCCGTTCGCGCTGGTCCGTGAGATCCGCGAGTGGTTCGACGGTCCGCTGCTGCTGTCCGGCGCCATCGCCCACGGCCGGTCCATCCTTGCCGCGCTCGCCGCGGGAGCCGACTTCGCCTACGTCGGTTCGGCATTCCTCTCCACCGACGAAGCCAACGCGGTGCCCGAGTACAAGCAGATGATCGTCGACTCCACCGCGTCCCAGATCGTGTACAGCAACCTGTTCACCGGCGTGCACGGCAACTACCTGCGCGGCAGCATCGTCGCCCAGGGCCTCGACCCGGACAACCTGCCCGAATCCGATGCCTCGGCAATGAATTTCGGCTCGGGTGGGAACACGGACGCAAAGGCGTGGAAGGACATCTGGGGCGCCGGTCAGGGCGTGGGCAGCATCAAGGAACGACTCACCGTCGCGCAACTGGTCGAGACCTTGAAGACGCAGTACGTCGAGGCTCGACAGGACCTGCTGAGCCGAGTGCTCGACGACGAGGTTCTCGAGCCGGTGCACTAG
- a CDS encoding amidohydrolase family protein: MLIQRATLLDGRAVDIRLGRRIEAIADNLEPVAGEDVLDAAGGTVIPGLHDHHVHLRSAAAALTSVRVGPGEVRSRDALRAVLAQAAIGVDGWIRAVGYHEAVAGPLDRTVLDEVSPNVPVRVQHRSGVLWTLNSAGLAAVGLPGHPDGRLRSADPGWTHALQRSDAGLGEISWRLSAFGVTGVTDATPDLTAEDVMDFAEARRHGELRQRVEVLAPAKRILHDDDLDLDALADWIGTRHRQGGIVALHCVTAMQLVVAIAALRQAGSLAGDRIEHGAVIPDDCLADLRDLGVLVVTQPNFVAERGAQYLTDVPADEHGQLWRVASLCGAQIPVALSTDMPFGDADPWAAMRAAVHRTTPAGSVLGADERIDAATALGMFLGAPEQPDVPRELAVGLPADVCLLAAPPRDVVAALDASLVAATVYDGAVVYQAG; the protein is encoded by the coding sequence ATGCTGATTCAACGAGCCACGCTGCTCGACGGTCGGGCCGTCGATATTCGGCTGGGCCGGCGCATCGAGGCCATTGCCGACAACCTCGAGCCGGTCGCTGGGGAGGACGTTCTCGACGCGGCCGGTGGCACCGTGATCCCGGGACTACACGACCATCACGTCCACTTGCGTTCGGCGGCAGCGGCGTTGACGTCGGTGCGGGTCGGTCCGGGGGAGGTGCGCAGCCGCGACGCGCTGCGTGCGGTCCTGGCGCAGGCCGCCATCGGCGTGGACGGCTGGATTCGGGCCGTCGGCTACCACGAGGCCGTCGCGGGACCGCTGGATCGCACAGTGCTCGACGAGGTTTCCCCGAATGTACCGGTGCGCGTCCAGCATCGCAGCGGGGTCCTGTGGACACTGAACTCCGCGGGGTTGGCGGCCGTCGGCCTGCCCGGCCATCCCGACGGCCGGCTGCGCAGCGCGGACCCCGGCTGGACGCATGCATTGCAGCGCAGCGACGCCGGGCTCGGCGAGATCAGTTGGCGCCTCTCGGCGTTCGGTGTCACCGGTGTCACCGACGCGACCCCCGACCTGACTGCCGAGGATGTGATGGACTTCGCCGAGGCGCGCCGGCATGGCGAACTGCGCCAGCGCGTCGAAGTCCTGGCGCCGGCCAAGCGCATCCTGCACGACGACGATCTGGACCTCGATGCGCTGGCCGATTGGATCGGCACCCGGCACAGGCAGGGCGGAATCGTTGCGCTGCACTGTGTTACGGCCATGCAGCTGGTCGTCGCGATCGCCGCGCTGCGGCAGGCGGGGTCGCTTGCGGGGGATCGCATCGAGCACGGCGCCGTCATTCCCGACGACTGCCTGGCCGACCTGCGGGACCTCGGCGTGCTGGTGGTGACCCAGCCGAATTTCGTCGCCGAGCGCGGCGCGCAGTACCTCACCGACGTGCCCGCTGACGAGCATGGTCAGCTGTGGCGGGTGGCGTCGCTGTGTGGTGCGCAGATACCCGTCGCGCTGTCGACCGATATGCCGTTCGGGGACGCCGATCCGTGGGCGGCGATGCGCGCCGCGGTGCACCGCACGACGCCCGCCGGCAGCGTGCTGGGAGCGGATGAAAGGATCGACGCCGCAACGGCATTGGGTATGTTTCTCGGCGCACCTGAGCAGCCGGATGTGCCGCGGGAGCTGGCGGTGGGCCTGCCGGCGGACGTGTGCCTGCTGGCAGCGCCACCGCGAGACGTCGTGGCTGCGCTGGACGCCTCGCTGGTGGCTGCGACCGTGTACGACGGTGCGGTGGTGTATCAGGCGGGCTAG
- a CDS encoding CoA transferase: MPDGPPDVSRAAVLTRARAAASELTGHLGIDVDAAELLAGRAALSGLHRQGRTSAGGATRLIAGRDGWFALTLARTDDVAAVPALLESEVPVDHLWSAITEWAGRRQVADVAERARLLGLPVGVLGETAAAAPVVRRHGNPKPFWDYAGLLVVDLSSMWAGPLCGQLLARAGATVIKVESPSRPDGTRQGEPRFFDWMNAGKLCYAVDFGQPDELRQLLSVADVVIESSRPDALVNRGLGPDDVPARDGRVWLRITGHGTAGAHAHWVGFGDDAAVSGGLVGSDPAGSGPVFCGDAIADPLTGMHAALALAASLHRGGGEVVEVALAAVAAEYAALPLTAGGSVGPVAGPVAPVLSSRAGELGADNARVRDIVRERDSGTC, from the coding sequence ATGCCGGACGGACCACCGGACGTCAGTCGCGCCGCGGTGTTGACTCGGGCACGGGCAGCCGCATCCGAGCTGACCGGCCACCTCGGCATCGACGTCGACGCAGCGGAGCTCCTCGCGGGGCGCGCCGCGCTGTCGGGGCTGCACCGGCAAGGCCGGACCAGCGCCGGGGGCGCCACGCGGCTGATCGCCGGGCGGGACGGCTGGTTCGCCCTCACGCTGGCACGGACCGATGACGTCGCCGCGGTACCGGCGCTGCTCGAATCCGAAGTGCCGGTCGATCACCTGTGGTCGGCGATCACCGAGTGGGCCGGTCGCCGCCAGGTCGCCGATGTCGCGGAGCGTGCGCGTCTGCTCGGTCTTCCCGTCGGGGTGCTGGGGGAGACCGCTGCTGCCGCACCTGTGGTCCGTCGGCACGGCAACCCAAAACCGTTCTGGGACTACGCCGGGCTGTTGGTGGTCGACCTGTCATCGATGTGGGCCGGCCCGCTGTGCGGACAGCTGCTGGCCCGGGCCGGAGCGACGGTGATCAAAGTGGAGAGCCCGTCGCGGCCGGACGGCACCCGCCAGGGGGAACCACGGTTCTTCGACTGGATGAACGCCGGAAAGCTCTGTTACGCTGTCGATTTCGGCCAGCCCGACGAGCTGCGGCAGTTGTTGTCGGTGGCCGACGTGGTGATCGAGTCGTCACGCCCGGATGCTCTCGTCAACCGGGGCCTGGGGCCGGACGATGTTCCGGCGCGCGACGGCCGGGTGTGGCTGCGGATCACCGGGCACGGCACCGCGGGGGCCCACGCCCACTGGGTCGGGTTCGGTGATGATGCCGCGGTTTCCGGTGGCCTGGTCGGCTCCGACCCGGCGGGCAGCGGACCGGTGTTCTGCGGTGACGCGATCGCCGATCCGCTGACCGGGATGCACGCCGCGCTTGCGCTGGCGGCATCGCTGCACCGCGGTGGTGGTGAGGTCGTCGAAGTCGCCCTGGCAGCCGTGGCGGCCGAATACGCCGCGTTACCGCTCACGGCCGGGGGCAGCGTTGGTCCGGTAGCCGGCCCGGTGGCGCCCGTGCTGTCGTCGCGGGCCGGCGAGTTGGGTGCCGACAACGCGCGGGTGCGGGACATCGTGCGTGAAAGGGATTCCGGGACATGCTGA
- a CDS encoding enoyl-CoA hydratase/isomerase family protein → MIGVGDPAGDDAEFWLQQATFTLVDHPCADRRTVQVPDVDAALAQIAERVATWQQTAAVCDDVLRAFDPAAPTFAGVITESLAYSTLQSGREFARWLAERGPKTVPLLPDPVVSHRDGDTLHVAFNRPQRHNAFSTDARAALLEALEVARLDTSVTGLVLTGNGPSFCSGGDLAEFGTFDDPASAHLARTRFSPALVLDEITARLGAACRAVVHGQVLGSGLEMAAFCGQVTCHPDATLGLPELALGLIPGAGGTVSITRRIGRWRTAYLVLSGATLGAATAQDWGLVDAVCA, encoded by the coding sequence GTGATCGGGGTTGGCGACCCGGCCGGTGATGACGCCGAGTTCTGGCTGCAGCAAGCGACTTTCACGCTGGTCGACCACCCGTGTGCGGACCGCAGGACCGTGCAGGTGCCCGATGTGGACGCGGCGCTGGCGCAGATCGCCGAACGCGTCGCCACGTGGCAGCAGACCGCTGCGGTGTGCGACGACGTGCTGCGCGCGTTCGACCCCGCGGCGCCGACGTTCGCCGGGGTGATCACCGAATCGCTCGCGTATTCGACGCTGCAGTCCGGTCGGGAGTTCGCGCGCTGGCTGGCCGAACGTGGACCGAAAACGGTTCCGCTGCTCCCGGATCCGGTGGTGTCACACCGGGATGGTGACACTCTGCACGTCGCGTTCAACCGCCCCCAGCGCCACAATGCTTTTTCCACCGACGCGCGGGCGGCACTGCTGGAGGCGCTGGAGGTCGCTCGTCTGGACACCTCGGTGACGGGTCTGGTGCTCACCGGCAACGGTCCGTCCTTCTGCAGCGGCGGGGACCTCGCCGAATTCGGGACGTTCGACGATCCGGCGTCGGCGCACCTGGCCCGCACGCGCTTCAGCCCGGCCCTGGTGCTCGACGAGATCACCGCGCGATTGGGTGCGGCGTGCCGGGCCGTCGTCCACGGCCAGGTATTGGGCAGCGGGCTGGAGATGGCCGCGTTCTGCGGGCAGGTGACCTGTCACCCCGATGCCACGCTCGGCCTGCCGGAGCTGGCGCTGGGCCTGATCCCCGGAGCCGGTGGCACGGTGAGCATCACGCGACGGATCGGTCGCTGGCGCACAGCGTATTTGGTGCTGTCCGGGGCGACGCTTGGCGCGGCGACGGCGCAGGACTGGGGCTTGGTCGATGCGGTCTGCGCGTGA
- a CDS encoding DUF4193 family protein, with protein sequence MCGVVLERSDHVTIDYDSPQQLARTPQQVNEFICIRCIHVREVSELAADRSQGHVCRECA encoded by the coding sequence ATGTGCGGTGTCGTCTTGGAAAGGTCAGACCACGTGACGATCGATTACGACAGCCCGCAGCAGCTGGCTCGTACGCCGCAGCAGGTCAATGAATTCATTTGCATCCGTTGCATTCACGTCCGGGAAGTCAGCGAGCTGGCGGCTGACCGATCGCAGGGACACGTCTGTCGCGAGTGCGCGTGA
- a CDS encoding SDR family oxidoreductase: MTDVKQSAPSLRVLVTGATGYIGGRLVPRVIEAGHRVRVMARNPDKISDVPWAADVEVVQGDLTDAATLGDACRDIDVVYYLVHSMGNPGEFTEAERRSAENLASAARTANVKRIVYLGGLHTESDRLSTHLRSRSQVGEILIDSGVPTVVLQAGVVIGSGSASFEMIRHLTNRLPVMTTPRWVNNRIQPIAIRDVLYYLLAAATAEVPRSRTYDIGGSDVLRYGEMMQIYANVAGLARRRIVVLPVLTPKLAGLWIGLVTPVPPRIGRALIESLSTDSVVTEHDIDEVIPPPPGGTTGYRDAVRLALRRIEDGEVETTWANASPTGAPADPLPSDPSWTGDAIYTDDRSIDCDAVIEQVWRVVEGIGGERGWYSFPLAWTVRGWLDVLTGGVGLARGRRNPNTLYTGDALDFWRVERIERPHLLRLRAEMRAPGRAWLQWELQSRDDGTTRLHQRAIFFPKGLAGRLYWYALMPFHGIIFTGMIKNIGAEAAKEGTIAAQ; encoded by the coding sequence GTGACAGACGTGAAGCAATCCGCGCCTTCATTGCGCGTGCTGGTTACCGGGGCCACCGGTTACATCGGCGGTCGTTTGGTGCCACGCGTCATCGAAGCCGGCCACCGAGTGCGCGTGATGGCGCGGAACCCGGACAAGATCAGTGACGTGCCCTGGGCGGCTGATGTGGAGGTGGTGCAGGGTGACCTCACCGATGCGGCCACGCTCGGCGACGCCTGCCGAGACATCGACGTCGTCTACTACCTCGTGCACTCGATGGGCAACCCTGGCGAGTTCACCGAGGCCGAACGCCGGAGCGCAGAGAATCTCGCGTCCGCCGCGCGCACCGCCAACGTCAAGCGCATCGTCTACCTGGGCGGCCTACACACCGAATCCGACCGGCTGTCGACGCACCTGCGGTCGCGCAGCCAGGTCGGAGAGATTTTGATCGATTCCGGCGTCCCGACCGTCGTGCTGCAGGCCGGCGTCGTCATCGGTTCCGGTTCGGCGTCCTTCGAGATGATCCGCCACCTGACCAACCGGCTGCCCGTGATGACGACGCCGCGCTGGGTCAACAACCGCATCCAGCCCATCGCGATACGCGACGTCCTCTACTACCTGCTGGCCGCCGCCACGGCCGAGGTGCCGCGTTCACGCACCTATGACATCGGTGGATCCGACGTCCTGCGCTACGGAGAGATGATGCAGATCTATGCCAATGTCGCGGGGCTGGCCAGGCGCAGGATCGTGGTCCTGCCCGTCCTCACGCCCAAACTCGCCGGATTGTGGATCGGGCTGGTAACTCCAGTTCCACCTCGCATCGGCCGCGCCCTGATCGAGTCCCTGAGCACCGACTCTGTGGTGACCGAGCACGACATCGATGAGGTGATTCCGCCGCCGCCCGGGGGCACCACGGGATACCGCGACGCCGTCAGGTTGGCGCTGCGCCGCATCGAAGACGGCGAGGTAGAAACCACCTGGGCCAACGCGTCACCGACCGGCGCCCCCGCCGACCCGCTGCCGTCGGATCCCAGCTGGACCGGCGACGCCATCTATACAGACGATCGCAGCATCGACTGCGACGCGGTCATCGAGCAGGTGTGGCGCGTCGTCGAGGGTATCGGCGGCGAACGCGGCTGGTACTCGTTTCCGCTCGCCTGGACGGTCCGCGGTTGGCTGGACGTACTGACCGGCGGTGTCGGCCTGGCACGCGGCCGGCGCAACCCGAACACCCTCTATACCGGCGACGCCCTCGACTTCTGGCGCGTGGAACGCATCGAACGGCCGCATCTGCTGCGGCTGCGTGCCGAGATGCGCGCCCCGGGCCGAGCGTGGCTGCAATGGGAACTCCAATCCCGCGACGATGGCACCACCCGACTCCATCAGCGGGCCATCTTCTTTCCCAAAGGTCTTGCCGGACGGCTGTATTGGTATGCGCTGATGCCGTTTCACGGGATCATTTTCACGGGCATGATCAAGAACATCGGCGCCGAAGCGGCAAAGGAGGGAACTATCGCCGCCCAGTGA